The Longimicrobium sp. genome includes the window AGAGGCGGAGCCGGCGGAGACTCAGGGCAAGCTGTGGCACCTGCGCTACCCGCTGGCGGACGGGGCTGAGATTCCCGGACTGCCGCGCCTGCCGGACGGCCGCCAGTACATGACCATCGCCACCACCCGGCCCGAGACCATGCTGGGCGACACCGGCGTGGCGGTGCATCCCGGTGACGAGCGGTACGCGGCGCTGGTGGGGCGCGAGCTGGAACTGCCGCTGACGGGCCGCCGCATTCCTGTCGTCGCGGACGAGTACGTTGACCCGGAGTTCGGCTCGGGCGCGGTGAAGCTTACGCCGGCGCACGACCCCAACGACTTCGAGGTGGCGCAGCGCACCGGCGTCGCGACGCTGAACGTGATGACGCCCGAGGCGGCCGTCAACGACGAGGCACCGGAGCCATTCCGCGGGATGGACCGCTTCGAGGCGCGCCGCGCCGTGGTGACCTCGTTCGAGGAACTGGGGCTGCTGGAGAAGGTGGAGGAGCACACGCACGCGGTGCCGCACTGCTACCGCTGCGACACCGTGGTGGAGCCGCGCCTGTCCGAGCAGTGGTTCGTGAAGATGAAGCCGCTCGCCGAGCCGGCGCTGGCCGCCTCGCGCGAGGGGCGCATCCGCTTCAC containing:
- a CDS encoding class I tRNA ligase family protein produces the protein MAEPLPPQYNPQENEDALYRWWEEQGFFRADAASEREPYVIVIPPPNVTAMLHMGHGLNNTIQDVLIRWRRMQGREALWLPGTDHAGIATQNVVERLVAKEGKTRYDLGREAFVGRVWEFVHETGGVILQQLRAIGASADWTRTRFTLDESLSRAVREVFVTLYEKGRVYRGHRIINWCPRCLTALSDEEAEPAETQGKLWHLRYPLADGAEIPGLPRLPDGRQYMTIATTRPETMLGDTGVAVHPGDERYAALVGRELELPLTGRRIPVVADEYVDPEFGSGAVKLTPAHDPNDFEVAQRTGVATLNVMTPEAAVNDEAPEPFRGMDRFEARRAVVTSFEELGLLEKVEEHTHAVPHCYRCDTVVEPRLSEQWFVKMKPLAEPALAASREGRIRFT